Within the Paenibacillus pabuli genome, the region TTGCCCTTTTAGTATAGATCCGATATAATGTCCACTATATGAAAACATGAGTCTTTGAGGAGAGGACGTTCTGTGAATGAACGCTATTACTTAGTACGGGAAGACATTTTGCCAGAAGCCGTGGTGAAGACGATGCAGGTGAAAGAGCTGCTTGCTTCGGGGGATGTCAAAACAGTGCATGAAGCGGTAGAGCAGGTCGGATTAAGCCGAAGTGCTTTCTATAAGTATAAGGATGGAATTCACCTCATCAACCAATTAGAACGGGAAAGAATCGTTACCATTTCGATTGATCTGGAGCATCAGTCTGGTATATTGTCACGTGTATTAGGACATGTGGCTGGATATGGAGCCAACGTACTCACGATTAATCAGAGTATCCCGCTTCAAGGAAGAGCCAATGTCGTTATCTCGGTAGAGACGTCGCATCTTCACGGAGAAATTGGTGAAATGTTGGATCGGATGCAGGATATGCCAGGGGTTAGGCGCACACGGATTGTAGGTCAGGGCTAACTGGATTTTATCTCATAACGTCCGGATATATGCAAAAAAACTGCTTCACTGTACATAGAGAGCGTACAGAGTTGGCAGACATAAAAGACATTAGGGGGTAGATCGTTAGTGAAACCGGTAAAAGTGGGATTGTTGGGACTCGGAACGGTAGGAACGGGAGTCGTTCGCATCGTGGAAGGGAATCAGGAGGATCTAAGCAGTCAGGTCGGCTCACCGATTGTTATCGAGAAGATTTCCGTGAAAAATACGGTTAAGGATCGCGTCATTGCTGTGGATCGTGCCAAACTGACAGAAGATCCGTGGGAAGTTATTCGCCACCCGGACATTGATGTGATCGTGGAGGTTATGGGGGGTATTGAGCAGACTAAAGAGTACATTCTTGAAGCGCTGGAGCGGGGGAAACATATCGTAACGGCTAACAAGGATTTGATGGCTCTCCATGGCTCCGAGATTTTGGCGAAGGCACAGGAGAAGAAATGTGATGTCTTCTATGAAGCCAGTGTGGCCGGTGGGATTCCCATTATCCGCACCCTGATTGAAGGTTTCTCCTCTGACCGGATTACTCGCATTATGGGGATTGTGAACGGAACAACGAACTTTATTTTGACCAAAATGAGCCAGGAAGGCGCTTCTTATGAAGAGGTTCTTGCAGAGGCACAGGCTCTGGGGTATGCGGAAGCAGATCCAACTTCGGATGTGGAGGGACTGGATGCTGCTCGCAAAATGGCAATACTGGGAACGCTGGGTTTCCGCACCAATGTGGAACTGCAAGATGTAGCCGTTAGTGGTATTTCTTCGGTAACCCGTGAGGACATTACGTATGCCAGAAGACTCGGTTATGAGATGAAACTGCTTGGAATTGCGGATTGCCGTG harbors:
- a CDS encoding ACT domain-containing protein, with the translated sequence MNERYYLVREDILPEAVVKTMQVKELLASGDVKTVHEAVEQVGLSRSAFYKYKDGIHLINQLERERIVTISIDLEHQSGILSRVLGHVAGYGANVLTINQSIPLQGRANVVISVETSHLHGEIGEMLDRMQDMPGVRRTRIVGQG
- a CDS encoding homoserine dehydrogenase, with the protein product MKPVKVGLLGLGTVGTGVVRIVEGNQEDLSSQVGSPIVIEKISVKNTVKDRVIAVDRAKLTEDPWEVIRHPDIDVIVEVMGGIEQTKEYILEALERGKHIVTANKDLMALHGSEILAKAQEKKCDVFYEASVAGGIPIIRTLIEGFSSDRITRIMGIVNGTTNFILTKMSQEGASYEEVLAEAQALGYAEADPTSDVEGLDAARKMAILGTLGFRTNVELQDVAVSGISSVTREDITYARRLGYEMKLLGIADCRDDEINISVQPTMVRQSHPIASVNGVFNAVYVHGEAVGETMFYGAGAGELPTATSVVADLVAVIKNLKLGVNGLKAIVPYKQKRLQSDKHIMSKNFILLHVDDKAGVLAQITQIFAEYEVSLASVVQQPNEHNPDAEIIIVTHNASKASMDKVLKHFESLSVIRRIKSVYRVEG